From Sediminibacterium sp. TEGAF015, a single genomic window includes:
- a CDS encoding D-alanine--D-alanine ligase, translating to MKRKVALVTGGLSGEAQISYKSALTVGNHVDRSKYDVYKIDINATGWWYASASGEKLPVNKADFSILENNEKVVFDVALMCIHGTPGEDGKLQGYFDLIGLPYTSCDAATSALTMNKRYTVAVASFGGIAVAKSMHLFSHTYVPVSEILSKLQLPLFVKPNNGGSSIGMSKVTSAEELEPAIAKAFKEDHQILVEEFIGGREFTIGVFKQDGIIKVLPITEITTQNEFFDFEAKYQGKSVETTPALIDESMKAALEAAAKRVYEIFNCRGVVRVDFIYEEKQQKPFMLEVNTVPGQSDASVIPQQVRAMGMSLTDFYSAVIEQAFQ from the coding sequence ATGAAGCGAAAAGTAGCACTGGTTACAGGTGGTTTAAGCGGAGAAGCACAAATTAGTTACAAGAGTGCCTTAACGGTAGGTAATCATGTTGACCGATCCAAGTATGATGTGTATAAGATTGACATCAATGCAACAGGTTGGTGGTATGCATCTGCTTCAGGCGAAAAACTGCCGGTGAACAAAGCTGATTTTTCCATTCTGGAGAACAATGAAAAAGTGGTATTTGATGTGGCATTAATGTGTATTCATGGCACACCGGGAGAAGACGGGAAATTGCAGGGATATTTTGATTTGATTGGTTTACCCTATACCAGCTGCGACGCAGCCACGTCTGCTTTAACCATGAACAAGCGATATACAGTTGCTGTGGCATCATTCGGTGGTATAGCTGTGGCTAAGTCCATGCATTTGTTCAGCCACACATATGTTCCGGTAAGCGAAATACTATCAAAACTGCAATTGCCATTGTTTGTTAAGCCCAATAACGGCGGAAGCAGTATAGGGATGAGCAAAGTTACCAGCGCAGAAGAATTAGAACCTGCCATAGCCAAAGCTTTTAAGGAAGACCATCAGATTTTGGTGGAAGAGTTTATTGGAGGAAGAGAATTTACCATTGGTGTTTTTAAGCAAGACGGGATTATTAAAGTTTTGCCAATAACAGAAATAACTACACAAAATGAATTCTTTGATTTTGAAGCCAAGTATCAGGGGAAAAGTGTAGAAACAACTCCTGCCCTCATTGATGAATCAATGAAAGCGGCATTGGAAGCAGCAGCTAAAAGGGTATATGAAATCTTTAATTGCAGAGGAGTTGTTAGGGTTGATTTTATATACGAAGAAAAACAGCAGAAACCTTTTATGCTGGAAGTAAATACGGTTCCGGGTCAAAGTGATGCTTCTGTAATTCCGCAGCAAGTAAGAGCAATGGGGATGAGCCTGACCGATTTTTACTCCGCAG
- a CDS encoding 4Fe-4S dicluster domain-containing protein — translation MAIKITEECINCGACEPECPNNAIYEGGVEWAIADGTTIKGSFQLMDGSTVDADQRFAPISLDTYFIVPNKCTECQGFHEEPQCAAVCPVDCCVPDEMYQETIEELMAKKAKMHI, via the coding sequence ATGGCAATCAAAATAACAGAAGAGTGTATCAATTGTGGGGCCTGTGAGCCAGAATGTCCTAATAATGCAATTTATGAGGGTGGAGTAGAGTGGGCTATTGCCGATGGTACTACTATCAAGGGAAGTTTTCAATTAATGGATGGCAGTACTGTTGATGCAGATCAGCGTTTTGCCCCCATTAGTTTAGATACCTATTTCATTGTCCCCAATAAGTGTACCGAATGTCAGGGATTCCATGAAGAGCCTCAATGCGCTGCCGTTTGCCCTGTAGACTGCTGTGTGCCTGATGAAATGTACCAGGAAACGATTGAAGAATTAATGGCCAAGAAAGCTAAAATGCATATTTAA